CGCTTCGCCATCGACGAGGCCCACCGGCTCCAGGAGACCGGAGCGGGTGGGCCGTGAGCCACGACGGGCCGTGAGCGGGAGCGGCTCAGCGCCGCGCGTCCCGCCCGAGCCACTGGGCGGCCTCGGTCGCCCAGTACGTCAGGATCATCTGCGCCCCGGCCCGCCGGATCCCGGTCAGGCTCTCCAGGATCGCCTTGTCCCGGTCGATCCAGCCCCGCTCGGCGGCGGCCTCGATCATCGCGTACTCGCCGCTGATCTGGTACGCCGCGACCGGCACGTCCACCGACTCCGCGACCTTGGCGAGGACGTCCAGATACGGTCCGGCGGGCTTCACCATGACCATGTCCGCGCCCTCCTCCAGGTCCAGCGCCAGCTCCCGCAGCGACTCTCGGGCGTTGGCCGGGTCCTGCTGGTAGGTCTTGCGGTCGCCGGTCAGCGAGGAGCCGACGGCCTCGCGGAAGGGGCCGTAGAAGGCCGAGCTGTACTTCACGGTGTAGGCGAGGATCGACACGTCCTCGTGACCGGTCTGGTCCAGGGCGTCGCGGACCACGCCGACCTGGCCGTCCATCATCCCGCTGGGGCCCACCACATGGGCCCCGGCGTCCGCCTGGACCTGGGCCATCTCCGCGTACCGCTCCAGCGTCGCGTCGTTGTCCACCCGGCCGTCGCCGTCGAGGACCCCGCAGTGGCCGTGGTCGGTGTACTCGTCCAGGCACAGGTCCGACATCACGACCAGGTCGTCGCCGACCTCCTCGCGGACCGCGCGCAGGCCGGCCTGGAGGATGCCGTCCGGGTCCGTGCCCGCCGTGCCCCGGCCGTCCTTCTTCGCGTCCTCCGGCACACCGAAGAGCATGATCCCCGAGACTCCGGCCGAGACCGCCTCGACGGCCGCCTTCCGCAGGGTGTCCAGGGTGTGCTGGTGCACGCCGGGCATCGACGAGATGGCGACCGGGGCGTCGATGCCCTCCCGCACGAACGCGGGCAGGATCAGGTTCGCGGGGTCGAGCCGTGTCTCGGCGACCATCCGCCGCATCGCCGGGGTCGTCCGCAGCCGCCGGGGGCGGGAGCCGGGGAAGTTTCCGTACGCAGTCATCCTTCGACGATAGACCCGTACGCAGTCAGGTCTTACCGACACCCGCGCCGGGAAAGACCCGCGAACAGGCGTCGGAAACGGCGGTGGGCCCGGCCGCCGAAGCGACCGGGCCCACACATCCTCGTACTGCCGCTAGGTCGTCGTCCGACGCCTGCGCGCACCCGGGCGCCGCTCGCTCGGCCGGGTCACCGGGTCACCGGCCTCCTTCGCCGCGTCCCGGCGCTGCGCGCCGAAGGCGGCGAGCGCCTCGGCGAGCTTGTGCACCGACGGCTCCGGGGACAGCACGTCGACCCGCAGGCCGTGCTCCTCGGCGGTCTTCGCGGTGGCCGGGCCGATACACGCGATCACCGTCACGTTGTGCGGCTTGCCCGCGATCCCGACCAGGTTGCGCACCGTCGAGGACGAGGTGAACAGGACCGCGTCGAAGCCGCCGCCCTTGATCGCCTCACGGGTGTCGGCCGGCGGCGGCGAGGCGCGGACCGTGCGGTACGCGGTGACGTCGTCGACCTCCCAGCCCAG
The nucleotide sequence above comes from Streptomyces sp. NBC_01116. Encoded proteins:
- the hemB gene encoding porphobilinogen synthase gives rise to the protein MTAYGNFPGSRPRRLRTTPAMRRMVAETRLDPANLILPAFVREGIDAPVAISSMPGVHQHTLDTLRKAAVEAVSAGVSGIMLFGVPEDAKKDGRGTAGTDPDGILQAGLRAVREEVGDDLVVMSDLCLDEYTDHGHCGVLDGDGRVDNDATLERYAEMAQVQADAGAHVVGPSGMMDGQVGVVRDALDQTGHEDVSILAYTVKYSSAFYGPFREAVGSSLTGDRKTYQQDPANARESLRELALDLEEGADMVMVKPAGPYLDVLAKVAESVDVPVAAYQISGEYAMIEAAAERGWIDRDKAILESLTGIRRAGAQMILTYWATEAAQWLGRDARR